acaattattttgtgccttcattatactaacaaccaactagtttatcttagcaaatatactcagcttagcaaccactacaaaaatgagccccacaatacaaagctctatgttgcTCAAAGCGagtctttgaactggctgggcatcAAAGTCATTGACAAACCGCTTttccatgatattgcccgggcaatatacGAGTTAAACCCTGAGTGGCGCTTTTGAATGCCCgcactaaagtggtatattattacaataatattaccaagtattctgtgaatgctatccctgcactagggacctgtgagaagacttaaagcctgtgaatacagggagtcaaaagcatgtaactaaaacatGAGGAATGTTGAAAAAACCCCAGATCATGTGGTGACTTGATATATTGGAGTAAAGCATCCAGCACAATACATTTATATGTCTTctataatcatcattgtgtctgtatagaaaagaagaaatgtgagtaaaacaaATCCacccaaagtcagccataagctggttttgggaccttataaagtacaaaagaagtgaaatccacatgcgtgcattattaaaatttattatcatcaacatcattgcagccatttcttggccgccacttttgatttcacaactttttttacccaggctttttaaggctgcaccattttttcacatcTTGGCAGTTTTTGTGTGGTATAACTAACTTGTAGTAGCTCATGTATGCAAAACCCTTGTATGATTTTTTCATTATTTCCTGCATACTTTTTTTCAGGCAGTGGAGAGATTTGACAATGAGACACGTGCAAGATTACTACAATTTGTTACTGGAACCTCTAAGGTCCCGATGAATGGATTTAGAGaactacaaggtgatacttaaTAATCGTCTATGATATTCACTTGTCTTATAGGGAGTAATGGACCTAGAAAGTTTACTATTAAGAAGACTGGAAGTCCAGACTCTCTACCAGTTTCCCACACCTGGTGAGATGAAATACTGACACGAGATGATTTTCATCTTGTACCGTTGTAGCTTCAACAGGTTGGATCTACCACCATACCAAACTTATTTTGCTTTGAAGGACAAATTAACATTGGCAGTTGAGAATACTGAAGGATTTGATATTCAATAAGTTTTGTATGTAGATATAATTTCTTTATCAAAAAACCTCTTTTACTGGTTGCAGGTCTATAATTTTGTATATTTTATTAATGAATTTTGTGTTGATATTACACAATGGAAATTGGTTGAATAGGGTTGAACAAATATAGTAACGTATAATAATTTACAAATGTCATCAGGGGAGTAGGAAGATATTAAGGTACAACTATTGTGATGATTTAATTAGTTTATAAAGCAAGTACATTAAATTCCTACTTCATAAAGCCTGTGTGTCAACAGTATAGCCTTGACGAGCTTGTGTCCACTATAATAGCTACAGTTGTAGATGACCTCCATTTTATTTCTATGCACAATTTCTGACTTTTCTTTAGTAGCTAACATACATAattcatgactggtgaaccaatgcaTATTACATCAAGGGAAAGAACAGGACCAATCAAGTGCCCTGACCAATTACTATATACATTAATGTGCACGCATTCTGCTTTGTTCTGAGTTATGTTCCACCTGTGTTATGAACAAAGAACTGTGCAAGAAGTCGCTCTGCAGTCTATCTACTCACTACTAAAATTAACAATGATGGCCACAAGAAGCCATGGCATGCATGCTACCCATGAATCGACACCTATACGTGGTaggggacacaaaggaggacaaaagtaagtccatgatgctagttatctgaaggcatcagattGTAATAGCCAATTAACCATTGCCACTAACAACCTGAATtttatattatgtatgtgtcaatgtctaaagtaacCTCTCCAAGTTATAAAAACATAGCATAATTATATCAAGAGTACACAATACCCTATGTACTCTTGattatataggtcatgagacaCGATATTTTGAAGTTtgtagttttcccatacattgtctatgtgTGGAGTAACAGTTGTACTGTTTTCGTATAGATAACTAATGCATGGAAGCTCAAATTCAAAAAATGTCATTATCTCAATTTACATTATGATAAATGTCaaaaatattattgtatataggCCATAAAATATAACATATTTCATTGTAAAGGTGAtcaaacttcaaaatgtcatgaGATTAGTGTAGACTTTGACAGGTCGTGAGGGGCAACGATTAATTTTTCCTAATCTGTCTATTACAAGCATGCATATAAACACAAAGATTAGTCCTTTCACAGGTTCAAGGAGGACGTCACAGTAAATTAAATCTGTTGAGGATGATTAAATAATAACCATATTGAGCTATTGCAAGCAATGCCATGTAATGTAGCACTGTCCAATATACTTGCAGAAATAGCAAATGTGTGAACTGGTATAGTTATTATTTATCTATTGGCATAGATTTGTAAATAATGTCCAACTCTGTCCTCATCCACAATATGTGTATGAAACACCTCACTGATCTATATACAAGGGATATCTTAACACACATAGTGAGAAGGTGTTAGCAGACCATGTTGTAATGGTTGTCTATCAGAAATTGCTCCAGTATCTATAGTAACACAAAAGAATAACATATAACACAACAATTAGTATCCACTTACTGGTGTTAGGGAATTGTACATGACCAAATGAGAAGGCAGATCTACAGGACTGGGGTACTGTGTGCTTAGCCACTGATGTGGACTTTTGTAAAACTGTTCTAGTTCATTATTCTTTTCACTGTGAACACACCAATACAAATTGAAGTAGCACTATAGTACACTTACAATGGAGTACAGGTCAGTATCCTCATTGATACGTTTCTATGAACATGACTAAAAGTATATACAAAAAAGGAATTGTGATGCTAGCATCCATACTATGTTACGTAACAGCTAGTGATTGGGCCTACCCGGCTACGCATTAGAGATTTCAGTGAAATTTGATCAAAGATTTAGAAACTATTGCTCATCTTTCTACATGCTGAAATTAGTACTTTATTTAAAAACTTCTAACTATTAATATCTGTGGATATGTAAAAGGGTTGCTGTAAACTCCTCAAGTGTGGAGGAGGCAGTAGCATGTTCACGTAACCCACTGTATTATTGTGATGTCAATAGTAAAACTGATTTCTATAATGGATCCAATAGTTGTCAAAATAATCAACCAAACCGgaaacattaattaattaacccctCCAGCACACCTGTAGAAAGGTGTAGAGTGACAGGGAGTGAGAAACAAGACAGATGGATTAGGGTAATCATCAATAGCCTACGAATACAATACAATTTATGGCAGTTACTCAGCAGTTATAGTTTACTAGTCTGAGCTCATCCATCACAGTCAGCGACCCTCTCTGGTGTATCAGTGAGAAATATGCAGCCATAGGAATATTGCTAACCAAAATCAACACAACTACACACTTGTACACTGCAATGATATCACATGGAATTCAGGTTCACACACTCCAAACATTACCAGTGTGTTTGTACTTAGTCCAGACAGTGTGCAAGTGGTAGCCTGGAGTAGGAACATCATTGACAAAAGCAATAAGAGATGTAACTGACCAGCATAAATACAAGCAAATGGAACTACAGGAAATATAAATCTGAATTCTTTGTGCTGCAGTATACTACAGTGACAACACCAAAATGTAGATACAGTTTGAGTGCCTATATGTAGGCTAACCTATGGATCATAATGTACCAGAGGCTGACAAAATAAAGACTTTTGTGATTGGCAACCTTTAGTCCACCAAGCAGAAAAGATGGGTATAAACTGAACAAAACAACTGGAACTCCTTGACTAAAGTACCTAAATGCAAActttcatataattatgcacatgCCAAATTCTATGTTACCAATGCCATGAATGTGTCCCATAGAAAGCTGATTGTCCCTCAAAGACATTGAATAGTAAAAATCGGTACTGAACAAAGGTCCACTAAAATGCATATATTGTGACCAACAACACTGCATGTAATAGAAAATATTACCTCTCCGTAGAAAACTCTGTCCACTGCAAGAGACCAACAAAGTGCACAGCAACTACATAACACACAAGCTACCACATAATAACTCAACTACATAGAATCAACATACCCTACTATGATAGTTTTGAAGACACATTTTAGTCTTTCACTGGAGTTCAACCAGTACAGGTGAAGTATTATAACTGGTAGCCAGAATATAGCAGCTGTTGGACGTATCAAACAAGAAAAAGCCGCAACTCCAACTCCACTTATATAGCACCTAACAGAAGAcattatatgtatacaaaatatACTACTGTACTACAGTAAAAAATTGTGGTAGCATAGACCTTTTAGTAGACACATAAATACAGTGGAGAGTAACTGATGTGAGGTAAAATGTTCAATTAAACAATGTTTCTCTGTAGGCCAGTGTTTGATAAAATCAGTGATTTGTTCTTAACGGCACTGCttaaatactctattagaacatacactgattattattattgtggagCAGCAACATTGTAGTTACTTGAGAATGCATGGAATATCTCAAACAAATAATagataacaaaaaaaaaagaatattTCTGGAAAAATCGTTAGCAATAGCAAAAAAGTTCTCTTGGAGGCACCTCTTAAACACTGCTAGCCATTAATAAAACACACAAGTAGGATCTATAGTTATCACCCCAAAGACACTGAGGCATTAAAACCAGATATCCTGTGGGGTATAACTGATCGCTACATGTAGTTTTGATTGATTTCTGACCAATCGTTGTCTTTTCTCTGTTTACATGAAATCGTAACCTATGGCTAAACTAGGGCTGggtggtatcaagacacacggtagtgtgtcgtgcggcccaagaagctggcgcgccacacccgtgatcaagacacacggtagtgtgtcgtgcggcccaagaagctggcgcgccacacccgtgagtatattgacaggaagaacgaaaacgtcattttcacacatttgtatctcggtgatcacttatctgattggaaccaaatttgctacacagttgcccgccagccaagggagtctacattccaaatttgaaggaaatcgctccagccatttccgagatacgagctgccaaagtttcgtttttttttcttcgttttttttttcttcttcttcttcgtcttttcgcacacttgcaaaaattgctataacacgcaaacgcgtactccgatcgccttgaaatttggcacacagaaagggagtccaacggcgaatcctagcatcaaatttggtacaaatccgatgaatggttcaggagttatgaccgattattcgcgtaaaacaagatcgatttgttgtcacgcctacagggtaaaccgcttcatggaatgagctgaaaattgctatgtagatggagtaaccatcgtaggagtgccttttggtggtttgaaaggaatcgagataaagaccacggagatatgacacaaaacccaacctgtgtcacaattacgcgatcgatttttatgaataaaaaagtattagttttcacgcctactaggcaaaccgcttagagcaatgagctgaaaatcggtgtatagctggaataatcttcatagaaagtccttgcagtagtacagaagaatcggattacaaaccactgagttatgattcgaaagccaactccgtgtagcagatgcgagatcgagatactctaatagaacagtcaccctaatagagcattcggctaatttatttattccattatagaattttattacatcacaagttattctatagggagttcagctgcaaacagttaatcttatagacagttcagcaagaagacagtcaccatgtggagagttaagcaaatatatcactatagagattcagaacattacaagtcacactgaagaaagttcaggtcatgcactgtgtagagaattcagctacaattaagtcactctctagagaattcagttacacagaattcagctacacacaagtcactgtggagagagttcagctacaaacaaattaccctttagagtgatcagctacaaacaaaacactttgcagggtgttcagctgcaacaaatcaacctttagagcgatcagcaatgaacaaatcaacacaaatctacctttagagagataagctagaaacaaatcaccctgtagagagttcagctacaaaaaatcaccctgtagagacatcagctagaaactagacacaatgtaaggagttcagctacaagcaatcacactgtagagagttcagctaaaacaaatcaacctgcagagagatcagctacaaacaaatcaccttatagagagttcagctacaaacagattacctgtagagagatcggctacaaacaaatcaacctgcagagagatcaactacacacaaatcaacttgtagagagatcagctacaaacaaatcaccctgtagggagatcagatagaaactacacacaatgtaaggagttcagctacaaacaaatcaccctgtagagagttcagctaaaacaaatcaacctgcagagagatcagctacaaacaaatcaccttatagacagttcagctaaaaacaaattaccttgtagagagatcggctacaaacaaatcaacctgcagagagatcagttacacacaattcaacttgtagagagatcagctacaaacaaatcaccctgtagagagatcagctagaaactagacacaatgtaaggagttcagctacaagcaaatcaccctgtagagagttcagctataaacaaaccaacctgtagagcgatcagctagaagcaaattaccctgaagagagatcagctacaaaaaatcaccttgtagagaaatcaactacaaacaaaacactttgcagagagttcagctacaaacaaatcaacctttagagatatcagctagaaacaaatcaccctgaagagaggtcagctacaaaaaatcaccttgtagagaaatcaactacaaacaaaacactttgcagagagttcagctacaaacaaatcaacctttagagcgatcagcaacaaacaaatcaacctgtagagagataagctagaaacaaatcaccctgtagagagttcagctaaaacaaatcaatctgcagagagattagctacgtacaaatcaccttatagatagttcagctacaaacaaattaccttgtaaagagatcggctacaaacaaatcaccctgcagagagaacagctacacacatatcaacttgtatagagatcagctacaaacaaatcaacctgtagagagatcagctacaaaagtaaggagttcagctacaagcaaattaccctgtagagagttcatctacaaacaaatcaacctgtagagcaatcagctagaaataaatcaccctgaagagaggtcagctacaaaaaatcaccctgtagagagatcagctagaaacaaatcaccttgaagagaggtcagctacaaaaaaatcatcctgtagagagatcagctacaaacaaattgccctgtagagagatcggctacaaacaaatcaacctgcagagagatcagctacacacaaatcaacttgtagagagttcagctacaaacaaattaccctgtagagagatcggctacaaaaaaatcagcctgtagagagttcagctaaaacaaatcaacctgcagagagatcaaccacaaacaaatcaccttatagagagttcagctacaaacaaattaccctatagagagatcggctacaaacaaatcaacctgcagagagatcagctacacacaaatcaacttgtagagagatcagctacaaacaaatcaccctgtagagagatcagccagaaactacacacaatgtaaggagttcagctacaaataaatcaccctgtagagagttcagctaaaacaaatcaacctacagagagatcagctacaaacaaatcaccttttagacag
The Dysidea avara chromosome 7, odDysAvar1.4, whole genome shotgun sequence genome window above contains:
- the LOC136262200 gene encoding GPI mannosyltransferase 3-like isoform X2, translated to MYSRSVGIFALLCSISNWFTFYCVVRTLTSSLETILGSIGIYLLYHKCYISGVGVAAFSCLIRPTAAIFWLPVIILHLYWLNSSERLKCVFKTIIVGCCALCWSLAVDRVFYGEWTFVQYRFLLFNVFEGQSAFYGTHSWHWYFSQGVPVVLFSLYPSFLLGGLKVANHKSLYFVSLWYIMIHSILQHKEFRFIFPVVPFACIYAGYHLHTVWTKYKHTVYKCVVVLILVSNIPMAAYFSLIHQRGSLTVMDELRLAIDDYPNPSVLFLTPCHSTPFYSHVHRNVSMRILTCTPFEKNNELEQFYKSPHQWLSTQYPSPVDLPSHLVMYNSLTPILEQFLIDNHYNMISEVFHTHIVDEDRVGHYLQIYANR
- the LOC136262200 gene encoding GPI mannosyltransferase 3-like isoform X1 translates to MSAHVRLLFLALLAFRSLNALLCQTIFVPDEPWQSLEVAHRMVFRYGYLTWEWQKGIRGYTHPLLFAVLYKCLQLIGMDWPYLLIRLPRLLQAVCAAVADVCLYKVTCKMYSRSVGIFALLCSISNWFTFYCVVRTLTSSLETILGSIGIYLLYHKCYISGVGVAAFSCLIRPTAAIFWLPVIILHLYWLNSSERLKCVFKTIIVGCCALCWSLAVDRVFYGEWTFVQYRFLLFNVFEGQSAFYGTHSWHWYFSQGVPVVLFSLYPSFLLGGLKVANHKSLYFVSLWYIMIHSILQHKEFRFIFPVVPFACIYAGYHLHTVWTKYKHTVYKCVVVLILVSNIPMAAYFSLIHQRGSLTVMDELRLAIDDYPNPSVLFLTPCHSTPFYSHVHRNVSMRILTCTPFEKNNELEQFYKSPHQWLSTQYPSPVDLPSHLVMYNSLTPILEQFLIDNHYNMISEVFHTHIVDEDRVGHYLQIYANR